CGGCGAAGACGACGCTCAGCGGGGCGTTTGCGCGCGCGGCGTGTTCGCGCGGGGAGCGGACGCTGTTTGTAAGCTTTGATTCCCACGGGGCTGAGATCGTCCGGAATTTGAAATCCGTCGGGATTGACCTGGCTCCCCATGTTGAATCGGGCATGCTCCGGCTGGTTTCGGCGCGATCGATCCGGGGGAGCGCGGAGACGCACTTAATCGGCCTGATACGCCGCGCGCGGGAGCACGGGGCGCGCTGCCTGGTGGTGGATCCGATCTCGGCGATCGCGCAACCGGGCAACGCGGAGTGGGCGCACAGCACGGTGGCGCGGCTGATCGACTGGACGAAGGAGGCGGGCCTCACGCTGGTGTGCACGAGCCTTCTCGACAGTTCCGAGCCAACACTGGAGGGGACGCCGCTCCAGATATCGACCATAGCGGACACCTGGATGCATCTGACGTATCAGGTTCGCGCCGGGGAGCGGAACCGGGGGATCAGCATTGTGAAATCGCGCGGCACGGCGCACTCGAACCAGGTCCGGGAGCTGGTGCTGCGGCGCGAGGGCGTGGATCTGGCGGACGTCTACCTGGCGGGCGGAGAGGTTCTGATGGGATCGCTCCGGCTGGAGAAGGAGCAGGAGGCGGAGCGCGCGCGGCTCCGGGCGGAGGAGGAATCGGCGCGGGCGCTGGTCCGGCTGGACGAGGAGGCGGCGGATCTTGAATCTCGGATAGCGCAGCTTTCGCGGGAACTGGCGCGGGCACGTACGGCGCGCGCGACGCTTGCGGCGGGCGAGGCGGGTGCGGCGCGCGCGCGGGCCTCGCATCGGGAGGTACTGCGGGAGACTCGCGGGGCGGATCGCGCTGGCGAGGGGAACTTCACATGAACGCATCCAGTCATCGCGTTTGTCTCTATGTGGCCGGAGATAGCCCGAATTCGCGGCTTGCGCGGGCGAATCTGGCGGCGATCGCGGGCGAATCGTTTCCGGCGGGCTGGGAAGTGGAGGTGGTGGATGTGTTCGAGCACCCGGACCGCGCATTGGCGGACGGGGTGCTGCTGACGCCGATGCTGGTGGCCGACCCCGGAAGCCGGGTCATTGGCACGCTGGCGGAAACCGCGGCGGTGCTTGCGGCGCTCGGGCTTGAGGGCTCCCGGTGATGGGCGGCGGCCCCGCGGGAGAAGATCGCGCCCTGGGCGAGGAACTCGCGCGGCTGGTTCAAACGCTGAGCGAGGCGCAGGCCCGCATTGTGGAGCTTGCGGGCGGCGAGCTGGACGGTGTGCTGGACGCGGCGGGCGCGCTGCACCTGCTTCCGGGTGCGCAGCGGCAGTTGCGGGAGAGCGAGCGCGCGGAGCGCGAATTCGCCGAGCAGCGGGCGGCGATCTTGAACGCGCTTCCCGCGCACATCGCGCTGCTGGACGCCGAGGGGCGCATTATTGCGGTAAACCAATCCTGGAACCGATTTGCCGTGGCCAACGTACTGGCGGACGAGAATTTCTGCGTTGGGAAGAATTACCTTGAGGTATGCGAAGCGGCGCGGGGCGACTGCGCGGAGGAGGCGGCGGAGGCGGCGGCGGGGATCCGGGCGGTGCTTGCGGGGGACCTGGCGGAGTTTGCGCTGGAGTACCCGTGCCATTCGCCGGATCAGAAGCGCTGGTTCCGCCTTATGGTGACGCCGATCCATCCGGGGGATCGGGCGGGCGTGGTGGTGATGCATGTGGACATCACGACGCGCAAGATGGCCGAGGAGGAATTGCGCGAGAGCGAGCGGCACTACCGGGAGTTGTTTGAGAGCAACCCGCAGCCGATGTGGGTTTTTGATCTCGACTCGCTTTGCTTCCTGGCCGTCAACGACGCCGCGATCGGGCATTACGGATATGCGCGGGACGAATTCCTGGCCATGACAATCGCGGATATTCGACCGGAGGAGGATGTGCCCGCATTGCGGGAAGTAGTTGAGACCGTCGGAAACGGTTTGAGCCGTGTCGGGATCTGGCGGCACCGCCTTCGGG
This is a stretch of genomic DNA from Candidatus Hydrogenedentota bacterium. It encodes these proteins:
- the kaiC gene encoding circadian clock protein KaiC, with translation MDAVRHEAALAKVLTGVAGLDDVLRGGFPAGRTTVIAGGPGSGKTVLSLQSLAYAARELGEPGIFVTYEESAPHILANAAGFDWDLASIAGRGLEILDAGIGVDTIQSGAFDLGGLLAMLDAKARSTGARRIVFDALDVLLSAFRSGADARREAHRLAQWLSGRGMTAAITCKLGGPSTAAPSGNLDFLQYLCDCVVVLEHALDEGISQRSLYVLKYRGSAFDENRIPFLIGESGIETALARAGEEALAPVTDERVSSGVARLDTMLGGGYHRGASVLITGAPGTAKTTLSGAFARAACSRGERTLFVSFDSHGAEIVRNLKSVGIDLAPHVESGMLRLVSARSIRGSAETHLIGLIRRAREHGARCLVVDPISAIAQPGNAEWAHSTVARLIDWTKEAGLTLVCTSLLDSSEPTLEGTPLQISTIADTWMHLTYQVRAGERNRGISIVKSRGTAHSNQVRELVLRREGVDLADVYLAGGEVLMGSLRLEKEQEAERARLRAEEESARALVRLDEEAADLESRIAQLSRELARARTARATLAAGEAGAARARASHREVLRETRGADRAGEGNFT
- a CDS encoding circadian clock protein KaiB, with amino-acid sequence MNASSHRVCLYVAGDSPNSRLARANLAAIAGESFPAGWEVEVVDVFEHPDRALADGVLLTPMLVADPGSRVIGTLAETAAVLAALGLEGSR